In the genome of Dermacentor andersoni chromosome 3, qqDerAnde1_hic_scaffold, whole genome shotgun sequence, one region contains:
- the LOC126537213 gene encoding uncharacterized protein, producing the protein MSGSSRAASATLLGRGIRSTEKPGQDYQMILPTLPTGASVLHTVFLHGDVKARPYRVEHFRDALTRLSLMPEVVALGAYQMNHLWAVTFKDEEGKKRIIAADAFDVKDHRCVVVDPCDRGVRIKLYWLLHGVPDDDVRTALSPFGKVTEITRDRWRVQGCVDKGSTTRTVTIKLKAGVTAEDLPHQLRVAEDVALVHVPGRAPLCLRCRGIGHIRRECRVPRCGLCRRFGHDETQCVRTYATVTGPALKEDVTDHLMDVVDAVEAAGEGKETQSSALTPLKKATTVNEDESSDGWKDPWYDTVEPTNSTEVEVKEAKDTCTSTEVTTGEQHDADDTVMATSSSAPAKRLHEEADEQEEKDQETANDEPPPKATPGRRPAFKPKPGVPAKRRSTTQTPPR; encoded by the coding sequence ATGTCGGGCTCTTCGCGAGCGGCTTCAGCGACCCTTTTGGGCCGCGGTATCAGGTCAACTGAAAAACCAGGTCAGGACTACCAAATGATTTTACCAACGCTGCCAACAGGTGCGTCCGTTCTGCATACGGTGTTTTTACATGGTGACGTTAAGGCGAGGCCTTACAGAGTGGAACATTTTCGAGACGCTCTTACACGGCTGTCTCTCATGCCGGAAGTGGTTGCACTGGGTGCTTATCAAATGAACCATCTGTGGGCGGTGACTTTCAAggacgaagaaggaaaaaagaggATTATCGCTGCAGACGCGTTTGATGTCAAGGACCACCGCTGTGTGGTCGTCGACCCGTGTGACAGAGGCGTCCGTATCAAGCTCTACTGGCTCCTTCATGGTGTACCTGACGACGACGTTCGCACTGCCTTGTCGCCTTTTGGCAAGGTGACTGAGATCACCAGGGACAGGTGGCGGGTACAAGGATGCGTTGACAAAGGGTCAACCACCCGTACTGTCACTATTAAGCTGAAAGCAGGCGTCACCGCTGAAGACTTGCCCCACCAGCTGCGAGTGGCGGAAGATGTTGCGCTCGTGCACGTCCCTGGCAGAGCTCCCCTCTGCCTCCGATGCCGTGGCATCGGGCACATACGACGCGAGTGCCGGGTGCCACGCTGTGGGCTTTGTCGTCgtttcggccacgacgagacccagtgcgtcCGAACCTATGCCACAGTGACAGGCCCGGCATTGAAGGAAGATGTCACAGATCACTTGATGGACGTGGTCGACGCAGTGGAAGCCGCAGGCGAAGGGAAAGAGACCCAGTCCTCGGCGTTAACGCCCCTGAAGAAGGCAACGACTGTTAATGAAGACGAGTCATCGGACGGCTGGAAAGACCCATGGTATGACACGGTGGAACCAACTAACTCAACAGAGGTCGAGGTAAAAGAGGCCAAAGATACGTGCACATCAACAGAAGTGACGACCGGCGAACAGCATGACGCTGATGACACCGTGATGGCAACGTCAAGTAGTGCACCTGCTAAGAGGCTTCACGAAGAGGCGGATGAGCAAGAGGAAAAGGATCAAGAGACTGCGAATGATGAGCCTCCTCCGAAAGCTACCCCGGGACGCCGACCGGCGTTCAAGCCCAAGCCCGGCGTTCCAGCCAAACGCCGTTCTACAACCCAGACGCCTCCGCGTTAG